One genomic segment of Hydrogenobacter sp. includes these proteins:
- the holA gene encoding DNA polymerase III subunit delta, giving the protein MNLLEYQKGLENREIKPLNIVQSEDEYVLKTFTDKLSSLYEVKLLWGDELERKSFFSMLTEGEMFTRKKKVFVVKKGEEFLKSVKDGAYFVSLAKKLNKVSVFFVISEKINKSQLEKEPLKTILSIGDFLEAKSPDKRKVRELVKSRFVKEGRDIDESALEYLLEITSYNLVELKNEVDKLLLYKEGKITLEDVKSVCFSSAEYTIFDFINAFYTKDMEKSLVYLSSLLKSGISPLQIQAILINYSIRLFVAFTSARDQTDKDKIFTELSLNNPYLRHSFKIYMEKFTAMEVKNLILKLHTLDIAEKVYFADPQESLKNFVIEYLRYAGS; this is encoded by the coding sequence ATGAACCTGCTTGAGTATCAAAAAGGCTTAGAAAATAGAGAGATAAAACCTTTGAATATAGTGCAGTCGGAAGATGAATACGTTTTGAAAACCTTTACAGATAAACTTTCATCCCTTTATGAGGTAAAACTCTTGTGGGGTGACGAATTAGAACGAAAATCCTTTTTCTCCATGCTTACCGAAGGTGAAATGTTTACGAGAAAAAAGAAGGTATTTGTGGTGAAAAAAGGGGAGGAATTTCTCAAGAGCGTTAAAGATGGCGCTTACTTTGTATCCTTAGCAAAAAAGCTCAATAAGGTGAGTGTATTTTTCGTAATTTCAGAAAAAATCAATAAATCTCAGCTTGAGAAGGAACCGCTAAAGACCATACTCAGCATAGGTGACTTTCTTGAAGCAAAAAGCCCTGACAAAAGAAAGGTAAGGGAGCTTGTTAAAAGTAGATTTGTGAAGGAAGGAAGGGACATAGATGAGTCTGCCCTTGAGTATCTACTTGAGATCACATCTTACAATCTTGTAGAGTTGAAGAACGAGGTTGACAAACTCCTCCTTTACAAAGAAGGGAAAATAACGCTTGAAGATGTAAAAAGTGTCTGTTTTTCAAGTGCAGAATATACAATCTTTGACTTTATAAATGCTTTTTACACCAAAGACATGGAAAAGTCCCTTGTATACCTTTCTTCCCTGCTAAAATCAGGCATATCTCCTTTGCAAATACAGGCAATCCTAATAAATTACTCTATAAGACTCTTTGTAGCCTTTACCAGCGCAAGAGATCAGACCGATAAAGATAAGATCTTTACGGAACTAAGCTTAAACAATCCATACCTGAGGCATAGTTTTAAGATTTATATGGAGAAATTTACAGCAATGGAGGTGAAAAACCTAATTTTAAAGCTCCATACTCTTGATATAGCAGAAAAAGTATATTTTGCTGATCCTCAAGAAAGCTTGAAGAATTTTGTGATAGAATACCTTAGGTATGCGGGAAGCTAA
- the hisB gene encoding imidazoleglycerol-phosphate dehydratase HisB: MREAKVKRETKETSIEVYINLDGTGSYEVKTPVGFINHMIETFSKHSGFDLRVYADGDVHVSHHHTVEDIGIVIGDAFEKALSDKKGISRFGYSVIPMDEALVLSSMDISGRPLFFYEDLGLRGKITDFDFELIWEFFKGFAIASKSTLHIRVISGKILHHVAEACFKSFARTVRDAVSLSGTQIPSTKGII; this comes from the coding sequence ATGCGGGAAGCTAAGGTAAAGAGAGAAACAAAGGAAACGAGCATAGAAGTTTACATAAATCTTGACGGTACAGGCTCTTACGAAGTTAAAACGCCCGTAGGCTTTATTAATCACATGATTGAAACCTTTTCCAAACACTCAGGCTTTGATTTGAGAGTCTATGCGGACGGAGATGTGCATGTTTCACATCACCATACGGTGGAGGACATAGGAATAGTTATAGGTGACGCTTTTGAAAAAGCTCTGAGCGATAAGAAGGGTATAAGTAGGTTTGGTTACAGCGTCATACCTATGGACGAGGCTTTGGTTTTGAGCAGTATGGATATATCTGGAAGACCTCTATTCTTTTATGAAGACTTGGGTCTTAGGGGTAAGATAACGGATTTTGACTTTGAACTCATATGGGAATTTTTCAAGGGTTTTGCTATAGCATCCAAAAGTACACTTCATATAAGGGTTATAAGCGGTAAAATACTTCACCACGTAGCAGAAGCCTGCTTTAAATCCTTTGCGAGAACTGTCAGAGACGCCGTATCCTTAAGCGGTACTCAAATA